One Corynebacterium matruchotii genomic window, AATAGGGGGATGAACGCCAGCGCGTACACTATGGGAAGCATGAGATAGCCAAGCAATTTCAGCGATATTGACCGCCATGTGGTGATGACGGCGTATTCGTACTCGTCCAAAAAATCGTCGGGTGCCGAGTCTTTGAGCCTGATGCTGAAGCGCAATATCCGCAGCGCCATCATTGCGACCGGGGTGCAGAGCGCCCACACAACCAGCCAGTTCTGCCACCATAGCTGCGCCACGCAACAGGCCAGCATGACTGCTATCGTCAGGTAGTATACGACGATCAATGCTTTACGACGTCGTAACGTGCGCCACGTGAGAAACTTGGTTGCCGACAGGTCGTAGTATTTCTGCCACCGTTCCGCCCGTCGTAATTGGTAGCGATGAGCCCAAACGACCATGCGCTGTGTGAATTCACCCATACATAATCATCCCTGGTTATAGATGTGGGTGGACATGGGCTCAAACTGTTTTCGGCTGAACACCGCCTCGACTGGGAGTTCGAATACCTCGCAGATGCGCATGGCTAAATCCAGGCTGGGGGAGTGGTCGCCGCGTTCCAGGGCGCCAATGGTTTGCGGATTCACATCAACCCGAGCGGCCAATTGTGCACGAGTCATATCTCGTTCTGCGCGTAAAAGCCGCACACGATTAAAAATTGGAATTGTTGGGCGCTTCTTTGGGTTCATATGACCAATTGTTGTATAAACCCAACGCTAAGTCAAGGGTGCTCCACTTATGCCACCTATTATTGGTGGTGAGTCAGGGCTAGCGAAGTTTTTGGGCAAAGCCCCCGGCGGCCATGTGCATGAGCCTCAGGTTGGCAAGAAGGAACACACCAATGACCACCGTCCACACGGCCAACCACAATGGTTGAATCGGTTGCGTCATGATTGCGGCAACAATGATCGCCACCGATGGTACGAACAGTAGCACCGCCGTCCGGCTGCCCGGTGCCCAACCGGGAAAGCGTAGTGCCTCAAACGCATGTGGAATGAGATGCAGAGTAAAGGCAATAAATGGGGCTAACACAATCTCGATGGATCCGACAGCAATGCCGACCAACATGATGATGACGGAGAGTACGAACTCTTCACTGATCATCAGGGCAATGCTCTCTGTCGAGGGGTAATTCTTGTCACCACCTGTGACAAACATTTCGGCGGCGAATTTTTCGTCTTCACGATGCCGTTTGATATACGGCCGGACACAAATAATTTCCTCAAATTCATGCACCATAAACAGCGATATACCAATGAATGCGAGTGTGCCGAGTGCAAACATATTCCTATATATAGCAGAGTGGGGCGAAGACGCAACCATGGTTTTTGCCACATTTTGCCATATTTTGGGTGCGCCTGCCGACCTGGTAGAGCCTGGCCTGGTGCTGGGGATCGGGGCAGAATCGAGCGCTTCGAACTCCAGCTCAGTGAATATGAAGCTGGGGCGGTGGCTTGGCCTTTTCCGTTAGCTTGGGTTCTGGGTGAGAGTGCCCTAAATTCCTGCCTCTGGGGTGGAACCCAAGCTAAAGCAATTCTGGGGTTGTACCTGCTGGAGGTCGTCGGTGTCCTGCTGCATATGTTCTAAGCATGGTTTTCATTTGGTGGCTCTTGTTGACCCAGGAAGAATTTTGGCTAGAAATTGGAAACCATGCTTAGAGGTTATGCTGCGCTCTGGTAGGGCGGTGGGTATTGGATGTGCTGAGCTTGGGTTCTGGGGTTTCTCCAAATCTCTGGTGAGCCGAATTAGTTGGAACCCCAGTTCAGGAAACATGAAGCCGGGGAGGTGGCTTGGCCTTTTCGTTAGCTTGGGTTCTGGTTGAAAGTGCCCCAAATCCTTGCTTCTGGGGTGGAACCCAAGCTAAAGCAATTCTGGTGTTGTATCTGCCGGAGGTTGCCGGTGTCCTGCTGCACATCTTCTAAGCATGGTTTTCAAAATCTGCCGCTCCAAACCCCCAAGAACCGGCATGCCCGCCAGGGAAAGACCATGCTTAGAACATATGCAGTTGAGGCGGAGTAACGGGTATTAAAAGTGCTGAGCTTGGGTTCTGTTCCCTGGCATAATCTTATGGGGTATCTGAATCGAGAAAGTATAGCTCAGTAACTGTGCAGCCGTTTTATTAGGCTTGGGTTCCGAGTGATGACACCTCACCCTGCTTTTTACATGGAATGGAACCCCAGCTTATAAGATGTGCTGAGCTTGGGTTCCGGCTAATACATTCTCAAATCCCTGTCTCTGGAGCGGAACCCAAGCTAAAGCAGTTTCGAGGTCATGCCCAGAGGTCGCCGGTATCCTGCTGCATATGTTCTAAGCATGGTTTTCAAAATCTGCCGCCCCAAACTCCCAAGAGCTGGTATGCCCATCAGGGAAAGACCATGCTTAGAACATATGCAGCAGTTAGGCGCGCGGGTGGGTCAGCCCCTAGCATCTGTTCTAAGCATGGTTTTCATCCACCAGCCCCCGTTGCCCCAGGAAGAATAAGTGCCAACAACCAGAAACCATGCTTAGAACTTGTGCCGCCCCCTGGTCCTCCGGCGGGCATCAGAAGTGCTGAGCTTGAGTTTGCCACCAGCCCAGCCCTATATAGTCCCTAATGAACCAGAACCCCAGCTCAGCAAATATGCTGTTAGCGGAAGAATACCCACGATCTTGTCGAGGGCGTTCTAAGTCCAGGTGTTAGCCGGGAACGTTTAGCTTAGGAGCCAGCAGTTGCGGATTTACTGGTGGATTTACTGGTGTTTGAGCTGGTTTGACCTGGTTCGCTGTCACCCGGCTTCCCTCCAGGTGCGCCAGCCGGGGCACCAGACCTGCCGGGAGCGTCAGATGGCCCACCGTTACCGGAACCCGGCCCACCCGACCCAGCACCCGAACCGCCAGGCCCGCCTGAACCCGATCCACCAGGCCCGCCACCGGTCGGGCCGCTGCTCTTCTGTTGTGTCACGCTGCCTGCGTAATCATTGGTGGGATCCCGGTAGATCGTGTGGATGTGGCCCCACCCGGAGGTCTGCACCCCGGACACGGTGGCCCCGGCGTCGTTATCCTGGCTGGCCAGCTCGATATACACCTTGGGTCCAGAAATCTGGAAGTAAATCCCCTTCCCTTGAGACGTGTCATACACGGTTGCACCCGACCAATTCACATAGGTATCGTCCAGGGTCGCCGAGATCTGATCCATGGTTGCCTGCGTCGTTTCCGAGTCCGCCAGGTTTGTCCAGTTCGCAATCACCTTCAGCAGCAATTGTTTTTGCTCGTCGGTCAGTTCGGAGCCCTTGATCCCGGTGCCGGTGGGATAGTCACAGGTGTCGCTGGGTGCGCAGGTGAGGTTTTTCACCTCTTCACCCTGGTAGAGCTTTTGTTTTTGCTCGTCGGTGAGGGAGTTATAGAAGTCGAAAGCGGTTTGGTACATGTCGCCGAGGGCGGATTGGGTTTGCCCATTGCTGTCGGTGTAGGTGGTGGGCTGGGTGCCAAGGTGTGTGGGTGCGAATGTGATGGCGCCGTTGCTGAATGTGGCGTTGATACCCACGTGGTGGCCGCCGAATTGGATGGACCAGTCATTGGTGGTGCTGGGGCTGCCGAAGAATGCAATATTGTATTGGGTGTTGCCCAAATCGCTGGCGTTGGTGTTGTCTTTCAGGTACTGGTCGCCGGCCATGATGCCGGTGACCTTGGCGTATGCCTCGTCATTCAGCAGCGCCTTGAGTACTTTCAGCGCCGCCGCTCGTTGAGTTTCGCCCAGGTCGCCGAGTTTTATCCCGGAGCGTTCGACGAAGGTGACGGGAAAGTTGGACCAGGAGGTGGATTTGGTTTCGTCGTCGTAGTCGTAAAGGACTTGTTCTTTCTGCTCGTCGCTGAGGGTGCTCAGGAATTCCTCGGCCGCCTTGGCTGTGTCCGAGATGGTTTGGCTCGTGGTACCCTTGCTTGTCGACGTGGTGTCGGCCACCTGCCGGACGATAGAGGTCCCGCCCTGCGCGGTCGCGGTGTCGGTGGTACCGGTGGTGCAGCTGGCGATGGTGAGCCCGCCGGCCAAGATGAGGGAGGCGAGCGGGAAGGACTTTTTCCAGAATTTGTTACTCATGGGGATAACTATGCATTACCATCCTGTAGGTATCCCCTATGAATCACTGGAAGGATTATGCGACTTCGCTTTAAACGCAGACAGGTACGCCTCGGGCAATTTTCAGGGTGTGCCGCCAGTCTGCCAGGCTACGTCCAGTTGGCAGGTCGAGGGCTTCGAGCCATTCGGTGTAGGGGACGCTCTGTTCGTCGAGGTAGTCAGTCACATCGCGGTAGTCGGTGCGGTGCGACGGCCCGAAGACTGCGGTGGATACGGCGAATTGCGCGGCGAAGTCATGGGTGAAATCGGCCACGATAACGGCGTCGTAAAGCGGCCGAAGCTTGTCGACGCTCACCGCAACGTTGCCGAGTACCCGCACCGTTGACTTGGTGCGGCGGGGGCTGCGGTAGTGGAGGTCCAGGCCCAGGGGTGTGGGTGCGGCGTCGATCAGGTCGACGTGCAGTGGGACGGAACAACGCATGAGCAGATCAGAGGTGTAGAGACCGGCAGCGCCGGCGCCGATGACTGCGATACGTAGGTGAGGCATCAGAACCCCTTTCAAAGCTCTAGACTGATTTGTCTAGAATTTAGCACGGATCGGTCTATTTCTCGTCTGTATGGCCTAAACTGCCAGCTCATCACGTGAATAAAATTATAGACACCTTGGTCTACAATGAAACGATGATCCTTTACGTATCCGCCACCCAGGGCGAGGCAGCCCAGGTTCCCAGCGACTACCCACTCATTGTCACCGGCATTGGTATCATTCGCGCCACCTTGACGCTCACGGAGTACCTTGCCCGCGCCGACGAGCTGCCCGAGCGCATTATTAACTTCGGCACCGCCGGTTCCCTGAATGGTAATACCGGGATTTTCGAGATCGACCATGTGTTTCAACACGATTTCGACCACAAGGTGATCGAACAAATAATCGGAAAGCCCTTCCCCAACGGTATTGATCTGCCCACAGTGAGCACGCTTCCGACCGCGCATCTTGCCACCGGCGATAGCTTTGTCAATGACCCCGACACCCGCGCCCGGCTGGTGCAGCAAGCCCAGTTATGCGACATGGAGGGGTACGCCATTGCGTTCGTTGCCCAGCATTTCGGGATTCCCTGCACCCTCATTAAACAGGTGAGCGACAACGCCGATGACGCTGCCGCCGATACCTGGGTGGATGCGGTCGATCGCGGCGCCCAGGATCTCGCGGGGGCGATCCGAACGCTCAATCAAAGGCTCAACCGCCTATGACCGTGAGTGGGCGACCATTTCGTCCCACTCCACCACCTTTTTCCGTTCCCGCCCCTCGGCCGAACCGAGGCTGCGTTCGTGGGCGTCGAGTTTATGCCACCCATCCCAGGTGGTGTAGGGGATTCCCTGGGCCTCTAGGTATTCCGTGATGTCCCCGGTTGCGGTGCGTGGGGTCAGCCGGCCGGCCAGGGCGTCCGCTATCAGCATGTCCGTGGTTTCCTTGGCGTCGGATTTGGTGTTGCCGATGAGTCCGACCGGGCCGCGCTTGATCCACCCGGTGACATACACGCCGGGCACTATCTCCCCGGCCGGGTCCACAACATGCCCGCCATCGTTGGGGATGACCGCCGTGCCATGGTCGAAGGGGACGGCGGTGATTGCTTCGGACCGGTATCCCACGGCCCGGTACACTGCTTGGACTGGCCATTCGGTGAACTTGCCGGTTCCCTGCACATGCCCGGTGCCATCTAGTTCCATGCGTTCGGTGCGGAGCCCAACAACGTTGCCATCCTCGCCCAGGATTTCGACCGGATTTTCGAATAGGTGAATATGAAGGGTGTGCGGGGCATCCTTGGGCTCCCGCATCGCGTATTGCTCCAACGTTTGGCACACCAAGTCCTGGGATTTTGAGGCATGGCGCGCAGCAATGGACGCCTCGTCATAATCAATATCCTCGGGATCCACCACCACGTTGATGCTGGGGGAGTGGTCGAGTTCTTTGAGTTCGAGTGGGGTGAATTTGGCTTGTGCTGGTCCGCGTCGTCCGAAGATGTGGATGTGGGTGGCTTGGTTGGTTTTGAGGGTTTGGTAGACGTTGTCGGGGATTTCGGTGGTGTGGAGTTCGTTGGCGGTTTTGGCGAGGATGCGGGAGATGTCGAGGGCGACGTTGCCGACGCCGATGATGGCAACATGGGTGGCGGTGAGGTTCCAGGTGCGGTGGAATCGGGGGTTGCCGTCGTAGAAGCCTACGAAGTCTGCTGCGCCGTAGGATCCGTTGAGGTTTTCGCCGGGGATGTCGAGGTCGCGGTC contains:
- a CDS encoding helix-turn-helix transcriptional regulator, whose product is MNPKKRPTIPIFNRVRLLRAERDMTRAQLAARVDVNPQTIGALERGDHSPSLDLAMRICEVFELPVEAVFSRKQFEPMSTHIYNQG
- a CDS encoding HXXEE domain-containing protein codes for the protein MFALGTLAFIGISLFMVHEFEEIICVRPYIKRHREDEKFAAEMFVTGGDKNYPSTESIALMISEEFVLSVIIMLVGIAVGSIEIVLAPFIAFTLHLIPHAFEALRFPGWAPGSRTAVLLFVPSVAIIVAAIMTQPIQPLWLAVWTVVIGVFLLANLRLMHMAAGGFAQKLR
- a CDS encoding DUF3500 domain-containing protein; its protein translation is MSNKFWKKSFPLASLILAGGLTIASCTTGTTDTATAQGGTSIVRQVADTTSTSKGTTSQTISDTAKAAEEFLSTLSDEQKEQVLYDYDDETKSTSWSNFPVTFVERSGIKLGDLGETQRAAALKVLKALLNDEAYAKVTGIMAGDQYLKDNTNASDLGNTQYNIAFFGSPSTTNDWSIQFGGHHVGINATFSNGAITFAPTHLGTQPTTYTDSNGQTQSALGDMYQTAFDFYNSLTDEQKQKLYQGEEVKNLTCAPSDTCDYPTGTGIKGSELTDEQKQLLLKVIANWTNLADSETTQATMDQISATLDDTYVNWSGATVYDTSQGKGIYFQISGPKVYIELASQDNDAGATVSGVQTSGWGHIHTIYRDPTNDYAGSVTQQKSSGPTGGGPGGSGSGGPGGSGAGSGGPGSGNGGPSDAPGRSGAPAGAPGGKPGDSEPGQTSSNTSKSTSKSATAGS
- a CDS encoding nucleosidase; amino-acid sequence: MILYVSATQGEAAQVPSDYPLIVTGIGIIRATLTLTEYLARADELPERIINFGTAGSLNGNTGIFEIDHVFQHDFDHKVIEQIIGKPFPNGIDLPTVSTLPTAHLATGDSFVNDPDTRARLVQQAQLCDMEGYAIAFVAQHFGIPCTLIKQVSDNADDAAADTWVDAVDRGAQDLAGAIRTLNQRLNRL
- a CDS encoding FAD-dependent oxidoreductase; translated protein: MTSPTDLRVAVIGAGPAGIYASDLLAKQGVNIDLFEQMPAPFGLIRYGVAPDHPRIKGIIASLHRVLDTPTIRLLGNIHIGEDITIAQLHEYYDAVLLATGAVADRDLDIPGENLNGSYGAADFVGFYDGNPRFHRTWNLTATHVAIIGVGNVALDISRILAKTANELHTTEIPDNVYQTLKTNQATHIHIFGRRGPAQAKFTPLELKELDHSPSINVVVDPEDIDYDEASIAARHASKSQDLVCQTLEQYAMREPKDAPHTLHIHLFENPVEILGEDGNVVGLRTERMELDGTGHVQGTGKFTEWPVQAVYRAVGYRSEAITAVPFDHGTAVIPNDGGHVVDPAGEIVPGVYVTGWIKRGPVGLIGNTKSDAKETTDMLIADALAGRLTPRTATGDITEYLEAQGIPYTTWDGWHKLDAHERSLGSAEGRERKKVVEWDEMVAHSRS